GTTCAATTATTTCGGTCGTTTGTGGCCAGGTGATTAGCTTTTGTCCCTCACATCGCTGAGCACTGTCATCTCCGACATATTGATAAAGAAGAGTTGCCCAGGCCCAAAGACCATCCTACGCAGGCTGAACCGCAGTGAACACCAAGACGAAATACGCATCAGACTCCGCGTGCCACGAGCCTTCGTGAGGGACCTCATTCGTTTTGCCCAAAGCCGTGACACAGACATTGCTGCCATCGCGTGAGACATCGTCTTTTACGCGACGCCATCTACGGCAGACCTCCGTCCTGTCTGTCCACCGAGCCAAAGCCTCCGAGCCAAAGCCGTAGCGCGAAGATTCATCGAACATCTCAACCGAACCAACGTATTCCAAACTCAGGATCTGTATTGTCTAACCGCAGATTTCGCAGATGGACGCAGATTATTACAACATATCAATCGACCTAACAGAGTCCCAGCTAGCGGAACCAAGACTAGTCTGGGCATAGCTTCTTCGAAGCCTGAACCAGTTTCGGCCTGTTGCACAAGCAAAGAATCTGCCCGCTAAGACACGCCAAGTATACGCCAAGCTCAGACAACATCGTAGCGTGAAGATTCATTCTCAAGTCTCAACTCTCAGCCCTCAAGTCTCCCTCCGTCGGGGCTTGCCTCGTCCTAGATTATGAGCTTGTCGAATGAGGAAGACCGCACCGTGCTATGGGCCCCTAACAAACCAAAAATAAATAAGTAAAAAGCCCATCCGAATCCTCTGGCTTTGCGCGCTTCGTGACTCCGTGAGAGGCCTCATTCGTTTTGCCCAAAGCCGTGACACAGACATTGCTGCCATCGCGTGAGACATCGTCTTTTACGCGACGCCATCTACGGCAGACCTCCGTCCTGTCTGTCCACCGAGCCCCAGCCGTAGCGTGAAGATTCACCAACCGTGCACCTCCAAGGCATCTTTTAACCACCCGTTCCCGATGGTCACTGGAGGGCACAGAGGCACGGAGCCTGAACGACGCAACAGAGCACGAAGAGAGAGAGAGAGAGGAGTTTCGCATATTTCGTGCCTTTAGTAGTCAAAAAGAATGCCCAGCACAGAGCCCAATAAGCCATCCGCGCGAGACCGCCGTGACACAGACATTGCTGCCATCGCGTGAGACATCGTCTTTTACGCGACGCCATCTACGGACTTCGGCGAGCTCAGTCGTGCCGCAGACCTCCGTCCTGTCTGTCCGCCGAGCCCCAGCCGTAGCGTGAAGATTCACCAACCGTTTCGTTCGCACTAACACTCCCCACTCTCACTTCAAAGCCGCGTGGAGCGTAGACGCGTTAGACGTAGTCTTATACGCGCGCTGACAACAACCCTCTGAGCCCTATTAAAATAGGGGGTTTCAGACAGCCACCCTATTGAAATAAGGGGTTTGAATCCCACATAAGCGATGCGTAAAACGCATAGCCCCGAAATGAGCCTTAGACCCTATCGACTGTGCCATTTATACCCCCTGCAAAATATCCGTTAGTCAGAGTTTTTAGAATTCAGCTCAAACCTCCTATTTTAAGCCATTCATCCCCCAAAACGTTCAATGCCAAGCGGCAACGCATTCGCCCACCAAAAAGTTCTTAAAATATCTTGCACCAACGAGTTATTCATCATCCTATCCACCGCACAAAACCTGTAGCAAAAGATTAGCTACAAAGACTTATAATACTGTTAGCATTTAAATGGAATTCATCACAATATATCGATTTCTAGGCGCCGAAAGCGGCCTAAAGACGATCGAAGGAAATAGCCTACGGATCGGTCGACTGAAGGAATTGAACGATCCTTTCGAATGGCTTCCAGCAATAGTTAACCAATCAGGAACCAACGAAGAGAAAGAATTCAACGAATGGTGCCTGGAGCGATATACAAACCAACTACACGACAAATACGGGCTTCTCTGTTTCACAGAAAAAATGTCCGATCCATTGTTTTGGAGCCACTATGCCGATTCGCATCGCGGCATGGCACTTCAAGTAGATTACTTTCTCGATGGCTCATTGGAGAAAGTAATCTATAAGGAAGAAAGACCCACATTTGATCGGTCCTTACTTCAAAATTCAGAAAGAAAACATGAAATCCTTGAGGCGATCAAAGACTCGATCATCCATAAATCACCAAGTTGGTCCTACGAATCTGAATGGAGATTATTTATTGAATTAGCCAAGTGTTATACTTCTCAAGGCATGTATTTTACGAAAATCAAAAGCGATTTCCTGAAGAAAGTGATTTTGGGCATCAGATGCCCATATAGCGTCCAGTATATTCGAAAAGCATTAGACAGTGCTGGACATGAAGATGTTGAAGTCGTTCGGGCAGAAAGAGACCAACTGTCATACAAAATAAAGTGCTAACAAG
The window above is part of the Lentimonas sp. CC4 genome. Proteins encoded here:
- a CDS encoding DUF2971 domain-containing protein is translated as MEFITIYRFLGAESGLKTIEGNSLRIGRLKELNDPFEWLPAIVNQSGTNEEKEFNEWCLERYTNQLHDKYGLLCFTEKMSDPLFWSHYADSHRGMALQVDYFLDGSLEKVIYKEERPTFDRSLLQNSERKHEILEAIKDSIIHKSPSWSYESEWRLFIELAKCYTSQGMYFTKIKSDFLKKVILGIRCPYSVQYIRKALDSAGHEDVEVVRAERDQLSYKIKC